In Gambusia affinis linkage group LG08, SWU_Gaff_1.0, whole genome shotgun sequence, a single window of DNA contains:
- the LOC122836012 gene encoding transmembrane and coiled-coil domain protein 3-like isoform X1, with translation MPGVSVSVRSLSEVEKYLSSRMDRNTEAAFLSLPLSMRRGSSDNNLDLDLNDGSPRQALVSEVHRSRSCLDNLQQKILKVTEQLKIEQAARDENVMEYLKLVNSVDKQQLGRIKQVFEKKNNKSSQNIAQMQKKLEQYHRKMKDSEVLQSSPPRPPLAKRSTIPRESPRQLRDMTSSGRHPTMDKIKTIGPGVSLSPPFFFSKPREFANLIRNKFGSADNIAQLKSNLDASSDVAGKGLSSSTSLVSKAKYPSDDECSSISADSNGNLGVGGAVVGQGQLPGGDGQGILELCYEEVREMREVQGQLEEEMDEIKEQFKREYGILSQTLQEERYRYEHLEDQLNDLTELHQNEMANLKQELASIEERVAYQAQERARDIQEALESCQTRVSKLELQQQHQQQTVQLESPDARVLLGKSINIMLAIITVILVCVSTAAKFAAPLMKSRYHMVATLLGVCFLTVFWKNWDRLQYAIDRLLVAD, from the exons GACCGGAACACAGAGGCCGCATTCCTCAGCCTGCCTCTATCGATGCGTCGGGGTTCTTCGGACAACAACCTGGATCTGGACCTCAACGACGGGAGCCCCCGCCAGGCTCTCGTCTCGGAGGTCCACCGGAGTCGCTCCTGCCTGGACAACCTCCAGCAGAAGATCCTGAAAGTCACGGAGCAGCTGAAGATCGAGCAGGCCGCCAGAGACGAGAACGTGATGGAGTATCTAAAGCTGGTGAACAGCGTGGATAAGCAGCAGCTGGGGCGCATCAAGCAGGTGTTCGAGAAGAAGAACAACAAGTCGTCACAGAACATTGCGCAGATGCAGAAGAAGCTGGAGCAGTACCATCGAAAGATGAAGGACAGCGAGGTCCTTCAAAGCTCGCCGCCCCGGCCGCCTTTGGCCAAACGCAGCACCATACCCAGGGAGTCACCTCGACAGCTGAGGGACATGACCAGCAGCGGGCGCCACCCGACCATGGACAAGATCAAAACCATCGGGCCCGGCGTTTCTCTCTCCCCTCCTTTCTTCTTCAGCAAGCCCAGGGAGTTTGCCAACCTCATCCGGAACAAGTTTGGCAGCGCAGATAACATTGCTCAGCTCAAAAGCAACCTGGATGCATCGTCCGACGTAGCGGGGAAGGGACTGAGCAGCAGCACGTCTTTGGTGAGCAAGGCCAAGTATCCCAGCGACGATGAATGCTCCTCGATTTCAGCAGACAGCAACGGGAACCTCGGTGTGGGTGGAGCCGTGGTGGGGCAGGGGCAGCTGCCGGGGGGAGACGGCCAGGGCATCTTGGAGCTGTGCTACGAGGAGGTGAGAGAGATGAGAGAGGTCCAGGGCCAGCTGGAGGAAGAGATGGACGAAATTAAAGAGCAGTTCAAGAGGGAGTACGGTATTCTGAGCCAAACACTACAAGAGGAGAGGTATAG GTATGAGCATCTGGAGGATCAGCTGAATGACCTGACAGAACTTCATCAAAACGAGATGGCAAATCTGAAGCAGGAGCTGGCCAGCATAGAGGAGCGGGTGGCCTACCAGGCCCAGGAAAGAGCCCGGGACATACAG GAAGCCCTGGAGTCGTGTCAGACTCGCGTCTCcaagctggagctgcagcagcagcaccagcagcaaaCGGTGCAGCTCGAGAGCCCGGACGCTCGGGTCTTACTGGGGAAGAGCATTAACATCATGCTGGCCATCATCACCGTCATCCTGGTGTGCGTCTCCACCGCTGCCAAGTTCGCCGCTCCGCTGATGAAGAGCCGGTATCACATGGTTGCGACGCTGCTGGGCGTGTGCTTCCTGACCGTATTCTGGAAGAACTGGGACCGTTTACAGTATGCCATAGACAGACTGCTGGTGGCCGATTAA
- the LOC122836012 gene encoding transmembrane and coiled-coil domain protein 3-like isoform X3, translating to MPGVSVSVRSLSEVEKYLSSRMDRNTEAAFLSLPLSMRRGSSDNNLDLDLNDGSPRQALVSEVHRSRSCLDNLQQKILKVTEQLKIEQAARDENVMEYLKLVNSVDKQQLGRIKQVFEKKNNKSSQNIAQMQKKLEQYHRKMKDSEVLQSSPPRPPLAKRSTIPRESPRQLRDMTSSGRHPTMDKIKTIGPGVSLSPPFFFSKPREFANLIRNKFGSADNIAQLKSNLDASSDVAGKGLSSSTSLVSKAKYPSDDECSSISADSNGNLGVGGAVVGQGQLPGGDGQGILELCYEEVREMREVQGQLEEEMDEIKEQFKREYGILSQTLQEERYRYEHLEDQLNDLTELHQNEMANLKQELASIEERVAYQAQERARDIQNVTQSNHKQTEEPFDWQHLSLCASGSPGVVSDSRLQAGAAAAAPAANGAAREPGRSGLTGEEH from the exons GACCGGAACACAGAGGCCGCATTCCTCAGCCTGCCTCTATCGATGCGTCGGGGTTCTTCGGACAACAACCTGGATCTGGACCTCAACGACGGGAGCCCCCGCCAGGCTCTCGTCTCGGAGGTCCACCGGAGTCGCTCCTGCCTGGACAACCTCCAGCAGAAGATCCTGAAAGTCACGGAGCAGCTGAAGATCGAGCAGGCCGCCAGAGACGAGAACGTGATGGAGTATCTAAAGCTGGTGAACAGCGTGGATAAGCAGCAGCTGGGGCGCATCAAGCAGGTGTTCGAGAAGAAGAACAACAAGTCGTCACAGAACATTGCGCAGATGCAGAAGAAGCTGGAGCAGTACCATCGAAAGATGAAGGACAGCGAGGTCCTTCAAAGCTCGCCGCCCCGGCCGCCTTTGGCCAAACGCAGCACCATACCCAGGGAGTCACCTCGACAGCTGAGGGACATGACCAGCAGCGGGCGCCACCCGACCATGGACAAGATCAAAACCATCGGGCCCGGCGTTTCTCTCTCCCCTCCTTTCTTCTTCAGCAAGCCCAGGGAGTTTGCCAACCTCATCCGGAACAAGTTTGGCAGCGCAGATAACATTGCTCAGCTCAAAAGCAACCTGGATGCATCGTCCGACGTAGCGGGGAAGGGACTGAGCAGCAGCACGTCTTTGGTGAGCAAGGCCAAGTATCCCAGCGACGATGAATGCTCCTCGATTTCAGCAGACAGCAACGGGAACCTCGGTGTGGGTGGAGCCGTGGTGGGGCAGGGGCAGCTGCCGGGGGGAGACGGCCAGGGCATCTTGGAGCTGTGCTACGAGGAGGTGAGAGAGATGAGAGAGGTCCAGGGCCAGCTGGAGGAAGAGATGGACGAAATTAAAGAGCAGTTCAAGAGGGAGTACGGTATTCTGAGCCAAACACTACAAGAGGAGAGGTATAG GTATGAGCATCTGGAGGATCAGCTGAATGACCTGACAGAACTTCATCAAAACGAGATGGCAAATCTGAAGCAGGAGCTGGCCAGCATAGAGGAGCGGGTGGCCTACCAGGCCCAGGAAAGAGCCCGGGACATACAG AACGTCACCCAAAGCAACCACAAGCAAACTGAGGAGCCTTTTGACTGGCagcatctctccctgtgtgccTCAGGAAGCCCTGGAGTCGTGTCAGACTCGCGTCTCcaagctggagctgcagcagcagcaccagcagcaaaCGGTGCAGCTCGAGAGCCCGGACGCTCGGGTCTTACTGGGGAAGAGCATTAA
- the LOC122836012 gene encoding transmembrane and coiled-coil domain protein 3-like isoform X2, with the protein MRRGSSDNNLDLDLNDGSPRQALVSEVHRSRSCLDNLQQKILKVTEQLKIEQAARDENVMEYLKLVNSVDKQQLGRIKQVFEKKNNKSSQNIAQMQKKLEQYHRKMKDSEVLQSSPPRPPLAKRSTIPRESPRQLRDMTSSGRHPTMDKIKTIGPGVSLSPPFFFSKPREFANLIRNKFGSADNIAQLKSNLDASSDVAGKGLSSSTSLVSKAKYPSDDECSSISADSNGNLGVGGAVVGQGQLPGGDGQGILELCYEEVREMREVQGQLEEEMDEIKEQFKREYGILSQTLQEERYRYEHLEDQLNDLTELHQNEMANLKQELASIEERVAYQAQERARDIQEALESCQTRVSKLELQQQHQQQTVQLESPDARVLLGKSINIMLAIITVILVCVSTAAKFAAPLMKSRYHMVATLLGVCFLTVFWKNWDRLQYAIDRLLVAD; encoded by the exons ATGCGTCGGGGTTCTTCGGACAACAACCTGGATCTGGACCTCAACGACGGGAGCCCCCGCCAGGCTCTCGTCTCGGAGGTCCACCGGAGTCGCTCCTGCCTGGACAACCTCCAGCAGAAGATCCTGAAAGTCACGGAGCAGCTGAAGATCGAGCAGGCCGCCAGAGACGAGAACGTGATGGAGTATCTAAAGCTGGTGAACAGCGTGGATAAGCAGCAGCTGGGGCGCATCAAGCAGGTGTTCGAGAAGAAGAACAACAAGTCGTCACAGAACATTGCGCAGATGCAGAAGAAGCTGGAGCAGTACCATCGAAAGATGAAGGACAGCGAGGTCCTTCAAAGCTCGCCGCCCCGGCCGCCTTTGGCCAAACGCAGCACCATACCCAGGGAGTCACCTCGACAGCTGAGGGACATGACCAGCAGCGGGCGCCACCCGACCATGGACAAGATCAAAACCATCGGGCCCGGCGTTTCTCTCTCCCCTCCTTTCTTCTTCAGCAAGCCCAGGGAGTTTGCCAACCTCATCCGGAACAAGTTTGGCAGCGCAGATAACATTGCTCAGCTCAAAAGCAACCTGGATGCATCGTCCGACGTAGCGGGGAAGGGACTGAGCAGCAGCACGTCTTTGGTGAGCAAGGCCAAGTATCCCAGCGACGATGAATGCTCCTCGATTTCAGCAGACAGCAACGGGAACCTCGGTGTGGGTGGAGCCGTGGTGGGGCAGGGGCAGCTGCCGGGGGGAGACGGCCAGGGCATCTTGGAGCTGTGCTACGAGGAGGTGAGAGAGATGAGAGAGGTCCAGGGCCAGCTGGAGGAAGAGATGGACGAAATTAAAGAGCAGTTCAAGAGGGAGTACGGTATTCTGAGCCAAACACTACAAGAGGAGAGGTATAG GTATGAGCATCTGGAGGATCAGCTGAATGACCTGACAGAACTTCATCAAAACGAGATGGCAAATCTGAAGCAGGAGCTGGCCAGCATAGAGGAGCGGGTGGCCTACCAGGCCCAGGAAAGAGCCCGGGACATACAG GAAGCCCTGGAGTCGTGTCAGACTCGCGTCTCcaagctggagctgcagcagcagcaccagcagcaaaCGGTGCAGCTCGAGAGCCCGGACGCTCGGGTCTTACTGGGGAAGAGCATTAACATCATGCTGGCCATCATCACCGTCATCCTGGTGTGCGTCTCCACCGCTGCCAAGTTCGCCGCTCCGCTGATGAAGAGCCGGTATCACATGGTTGCGACGCTGCTGGGCGTGTGCTTCCTGACCGTATTCTGGAAGAACTGGGACCGTTTACAGTATGCCATAGACAGACTGCTGGTGGCCGATTAA